A segment of the Zingiber officinale cultivar Zhangliang chromosome 8B, Zo_v1.1, whole genome shotgun sequence genome:
GTTAAtctttattattatcatttatattttaTCGAATTACAATCCATGTGTATATAGGTTCCAGAATAACTTCTAATCTAAAAGTAAGGAAACTAGACTGATAAATATAAGACTAGGTAATGTGTGCCTATTCTTTCCAATACTCCTCAAATCGGGGTATAGGTGTCTATCATGCTCAGCTAGTTACACAGAGAGATAATTGAGCAATAGAGAGGTTTGATAAAGGCGTTGATGATTTTTTATTTGAAAGAAGTTTGTGACGTTTTAATTTTCATAGACGTGATTGCATCATGTATGAAGTAACAATGCACCGCAATGTGCTTTCTATGTTCACGGGATACTGGATTTTTGTAAGATAGATAATTGTTCATAATGCATATCAATTGGTTTCTTAACTTTAGAAAATTGTGGTCTTTAAGGAAGCATTTTGTCCACATTTCAAGTTGTACGGTTGTCATTGTCTTGTGCTTTGCTTTAATACTAGGTTGTGCTGTCACATTTTGCTTTTCAACATTATAATGTTGTCCCCAACATAGTATGAAATCCCTAGGTGGATTTTCTTACTCAATCCAACATAATCAACATTTAAAAAGACATTAATATTTAGTTGTCTACTCTTCTGGTAAAATATTTCTTGCTTCAAATATCTTTTAATGTATTGAAGAATCCTTATAACTTTAAGACACTGCCTCTTAGTGATACTTCTTAGGCTGCTTCATTGATTGATCTGTGGCATCGATTGAAAAGGAGATTTTTTAGGTTGGTTAATATGACATAGATGAGTTTCCTACTAGTCTTTAAGAACAAGATAAGTCTTCAAAGTCATTCTATTCTAACCATAGATTAGGATTTGCATAATTGGAGTCTCTACTATATTGCATCCAAGTTTACTGACGGCTTGCAAAATATTCATGCATactttctttgataaaatgttctTTAAGAGCTATAAACAACTACAAAAGTAATGCAATCTTTTTCAATATTTAAAAAGAGATTTGtcttcaagattttttttttgtttgcctATGATGCCCTACACATCTCTTCCTGTTTTAATAATATTATCAACATAATTTGTCAAAATTTGGATTGTAGTACTATGTTAAACAAAGGTTGAATGGTTTATTTTCCTTCACTTGAGGTCAACTTGAGTAACTCTTTGAGAGAATAGATTCGCACTTTAGTACTTTATTTAAGATAGTAAATTTAGTTTGCATATTTTACTCACTCTTTGAGCATCATAACCAAGAGATTACTTTGTATATCCCTCATTAAGAAGGACTCTACATAAAAAATGCATTAGGACATCCATTTAAAATATCCCTCAACTTAGATTTATTGCTTGGGAAAATATTGAATTAAGAAGAGCAACATGTGAGAATGTCTCAAAGTGGTCTACTCCCTAGGTATGCTTGGAACAAGTTTTACTTAATAGTAATTAACTTTATGATCATTAAGAAAATACTTAACTATGAATACACATTGATAAGATACACTTGATGTTATAGCAGAAGGATGGAAGAGCATGCATTTCATGCATGTCATGTTTCCAAAATGAAGGAGCAATAGGCAAGTCAATATCTAATGGAGGATTTGATGTTTGCAAAATTGTTGGTGAAAGctgagaatttgaagatgcctcTATATGATAATACATTAGTGGTGGAGTGATGAATCCATCTAATGGAGAGGTGAATTTGACTGGTTATGATAATGGTATTGTTTTAGTTGACAATAAAGAAGAGTCCAAGAAATATGGCGAAGTTTTAAGAAAAAGGTGACATTAGTAGCAATAAGACTAATACTAATAAGTTActagattataattttttttgctCTTTCTGGTATGAGAGTGCCTAATAAAGATGCAAGTAATGCTAGGATTAAGTTTGTTATGTCCGGGTTAATATAAACAAGGGATAAGTAATTAAACATCATAAGGCCTGCAATATCAAGATTCCAATATATACATTCAAGCACACCATTTTGTTTTGATGTGTAGGTGTATGTGGTTGGTAGATGATGCCTTGTAAAACATAGAAAAAAGTAAATGTTTAATGCATATAttgaagattattattattacataAACTTTTGATATAGTTATCCcgccaatcgattgaaatttgGATGTTGGTTTCAATTGGATAAGGTCTTCTTCAAATGACTGACTAGTGGAATCACAATTGTCAATTGCTAGTCAACTAAGCCTGAACAAAAGCcaaacaaaaacattttgttcGAAGCAAATTCAGCCTTAGTCAACTCAGTTCATTAGTTGATTGAAGTCAACTTCTAGTAGACTAAAACTTCAAATACAACCCTGAAACACACATTGTTTCTTGGTTGAGTCTTACACCTAAATAGGAATCTACCTAAATTCTAGTATAGACCACTTGACTCTCACAACTTGCTTAAGAGTTTCCATCCATAATTTGACTTTGCAACAAAGGCCATTTCCTACTAGGTTACTCGTCTCTCAAATGTATCAAGCTTACAACTTGCCATCCTTCATGCTTCACCTATGTAATTTACCTCCTTCTGAATGTCATAAACATTGCCAACTTGATACTCCTTGTCCGGTGGTCCCTTGGATGTCCTTTTCCATCCTTCTTCGCTCCAGTGCACCTCGAGCTATCGATCCAACTAACCTTTGTTTGTGTTTTACAAAGTCTTGCAAAACTCAATGCACACATACAAGTAGACTTAAATTGAAAACTTTGCTTAACATATCAAAACAACACAGTCAAAGCGGACCACTAGGGCACGATTGCAACAATGATGTGTGCTAGGGTTGCATAAAGGATTCGTGCAAAGGTGTTTAACACGTACAGTGAAATAAAATATCAACAATAATTGTGGGTGAACTTTGCTATAGGAACCAACTAGACCGAATAGAAATTTTACAACTTGAAATTCTTCATGTTAGTGTTTTAAAATTTTGGATAAAAATGGTCATGAGGGAGCAGAATAATCACACGTCCGGGGAAGGGGGTTGGAAGTTGTTGCGAGAGGGTGTTAAATGAGGGGATCGGGATAATGGACCTAGTTGCGCCGAGGTAGAGAGGGAATTGGAGTGTGGTGGCTTGGGAAGGAAGAGGTTGTGAAGTGAGCTGGGCAGACGAGATAATCTTGTTGGGGGGAAGGGCACAACTAAGTAGGCTCTGAATTACAAtctttatatataaatatatttatggactctaaaataattaactaatctagaaataagaaaaCTGCACTAAGTAAATACAAAACTAGGTTATATGTGTgtattcttttaagaatttttataTCTTGTTGCATTCTACTTGTTAAAACTCATGATCAATTTGACATTTTATTGCATTGTTAAGAATAATCAAACTTTTCATTGCTTAAGCTTGCTGATGTCTGGAAATTTCGGTTAGGATGAAAGCTTCCGTGATTTTATAGGTGGAGCTAGAGAAACTTTTAACACTGAAAACGGTgcttatgattttgatgccactTCAACATCTGGAAGTGGAAGAAAAGTCAACTTTCACAGTTCGTCATGCAGTGGGAAATGCAAGCATGGAAGGAGCAAAGGTGAGTTCTTTCTCTTAACCTTTCAGGCTGGCGATGTCCTTTGAGGTTTAATGATGTCAGCAGGCAGAGTTCAGTCATTTGGAACTCATGATTGTCTGTCTGTTATTCTCAAATATTGTTCTTAAGGACAGCACAAAGGTTAAGTTTAGGAAATTGCTAGTGCATGAGGGTCAATATGCCGAACCGTTTTTGTTTGCGGACTGATGGTTGTCTGCATGTTATGATGTTCAAACCCTAACCACTTGTTATAAAGCTGCAACCTTCCTATTATGTTGAAGATAATACCATCTTACTGGATCACTTAATACATATTTGATGATGTTGCTTGAGTCGATCTCTATCatgatggcaaaaggtgaatacgctcgcccccaggcCCCTGCCAACTCGTCCCAGggttaacacggaggaggtaaatcacgggcgactactagcctttggaatagtgactagcacataaggaagacatttatctcggctttgccgagataaGAACCCCAGACTTCATGAGTCGATCTCTATCATGATTGAATGTGAGGAATTCATATAATTACTGATATTCAATTAACTGAATTTTGAAGTTCCAAAGAAATTAATTGAGCATTTAGTTTCTATATACTGTGTTTGCAGCAATCATGTTTCTGAATTCTGGTAGGTGATGCTTCAATAGTTTGAATTTATCTTCTTTGCTGTCATGTTGATCAGCACTTTTTTCATAGGATCTAGATAGATTCTTTGACTTATGAGATAATACAACAGTCATACAACCTTCCTCATGAGTTGATAGATTCCTGGTAGTGATCAAGAAGTCAACGAAATCAAGCTGCTGGATTCCATGTTCGTCATAAAGGACAGAATTTAATCAAAGCCTCAAACCAAAATCCTTCTCCTGAATCATTTGGTTCGGTAACAGTTTTCAATAACCAAGGGAAAAATGCGAACTATTAGTTTTACTTGTGGAAATTAGCACACTCCCCTTAGCTTCTTGCCACTAAACCTTTATTGCACTATTGATCCAACATAATTGATGGAATACTTAGTGATGACTGCAAAGAAGCAAATGAAGGAAAAAGTCAATGATGCAATGCCATTCACGCTTTGGAAGGCACATTGTCATTCATGCTGCAGATAAGAGCAAATGGCGCAATTGCATTCATGCTAAGTGATAAAGTTGACATTAAGGGTGTCAGAATGATATAGTAGAGCACTTGCCATTCTGGTTGGCATTCTATTTTAGTTAATGCAGCCGATGCAAGCCCATTTCTCACTTACTAGTGCATACAATTGCTATAGCAAGGAAGATATATCTCTATCCCCGAAAGATCTACTGGGCCTAGCCATAAGTTATTTTGTTGTGAAATATGTATGACCTAGCTAATTTAAAAGAGCTAAACTGCTTTTCCTTACTTGGTTGGCATAAGGGAATGAAAGAGTAAGGGCttgaaaggaaagagaaaaaacaAACTCAGAAAAGTAGCTAAAGGGATAAAAACTAGGGACAGGAATCAGAGGACAACCAACTCCATGCGAGGGAGATGAGAGTTGAAGATGAAAACAGACAACCAACATACCTTGTTTAACAGAAGTTGGCTAAAGGTAGCTGAGATGGAGGAAGGTGAGAATTAGTTGTCCAGAATCACCTTGGCTGTTAGGCTACTGTAGGAGGTCATCAAATGAGGTCCCTTAAAACATGGTGCCTGCCCTATCTTTTTAGTCCTCAGAATGAGCTCATCCAATAGTAGAGTTCCATGAGTCAGTCTTCAAGTAAATCTAGTTTGCCCATGCCATGGGCCTCGATTGTTAACTAACTTGACCGGCCACATGTCACTTTCCCATTCATTACAACCTTGATACACAGATTCACTATACACACTATTGATAAACCACCATTCCCACATGGCAACATCCTACTGGCAGCTGGAGAGGGTAATTTTACCCACATTACTGATGATTCTGTGAATGTTTTATCCATATGACCAATGGTTGTTCTCATATTCAAAGGGTGGTTTTGGAAGCCCATTTGATCTTCTAGAATATTTTCACTAGCTTTAGATTTGGGAATGTCGAGCATCAACTACCAATTGTATTGTTGCAACTAAGTTGTAGAAGAGCTGTTTTATGTTATTTtgtaatcaaaattttgatgTGGTTAGCCTTGTTTCCTTAATTATTCTCACATATTGCAAATCATTTTGAATCATAAACAAACAAGTATCTTGTATCTTTTGCTCTTGAAGCTGACTAGATATTCTTGAATAGGCAGACAGAAGGGTTTTTATGATGAACACTATCGTGAACATCCTGAGACGATCTACGAAGCTGACTTTGGTCGATTCAGAGGTTTTAGCTGGTCACAGGAGGCATgggaaaattttcattttaataaaTCAGGGAAGCAATTTGAATGGAAGGATGAATCCAAGCGGGAGAGAACTAGGAGTGCATGGAGTGGAAGTGATGATGACGATGAGTCAACTGATGTAGGCTTACACTTGCATAGGGTTACTCTTGGGTTACCACCAACTGGCCCATTGAAGTTAGTTGATGTCAAAAGCGCGTAAAATCTCTCAAACTTTTCTTGCAAGCTCCGGTTCCCTTTTTTCATTTTACTCAATCAGACTTTGTTGCATGCAGTTTTAGGGTTTCAGCTCTGAAGTGGCATCCTGACAAGCATCAAGGCCCTTCACAGGTCTGCACTTATGTTAAGTTTTTAAACTTCTATAGGTACACTTCTTTACCCTTAAGAAAATGGTATGAATCAATTGCTCCTGATTGTTTGCCTACACATGGTTGCTGGACCAAATTTGAACAATTGCAAAATTTTTTCATTCCTTCGATTTTTGGTGCAATCTACATCTGCAGCCAACTCCAACTGTTTAGCCTCTTATACCTATTATTGGATACTATAAAATGCAAGATAAAGCTTGAATAGTTGGTTAGAGATGAGATTTGGAGAGCTAAAGTAGTGAGGGATGCTACAGAGTTCTGAAGATTAATGGAGTTGAGTGTGCATAATTATCAGGTAAATAAAATGAGAGTAGGGACTTGGTAATTCTTGTCTGTACTTCAGTAATTTATAATGATCCTGTCTCACATCCTTCAgttttgccatgaaaaaaaaaaattatttaaaaagataATTTAGAAAGTATTTTCACAATTTCGAAACTATTTTCACAATTTCGAAACTCCTGGGGACATTTTGAAAAGGAGGTCAACTTTGGagagtaaaataaaattttccgtGTGTTAGTGACCCTTGATTCTTCTGCCATTAACCATATCAACATCCTCATTGTGATGCAGGCTAAAGCAGCTGAGAAATTCAAGCTGTGTGTAGACGCATACAATTCTCTGTGCAGCGTCCTCAAGGCCACTTGAGCTGGGACGACATTGGATTTATTTATGTTTCGACTCAGATGGAGTTGGAGCATCATGATTAAACTTCATTTTTTTCTCCTTAAATATTGATTCTTTTTCATAAGCTGTAACTTAAATTCATGCCCAATGAATATCTATAACCCTTGTTTTCTGTCCAAGAATCACAACCTAACCTTCTCAAAGTTctgaaatacttttttttttgatattaggTAGATGATCTAACCCCTTGGTTCGTCTATCAGGTAAGTCCGAAACACAACTTATGCATATTTAGAAGTTGGCTTTTAGAATATTTGTCTCTATTGATATTCGAATATTAGTTCTCTAAGTTGTTCCTCCGAGTGTTTTACCACTGATCCACATTCTTGGGGGCTTTAGAATGCTTCATTGTCTTACTGTTTCAGCACAAATTTCAGGTATGATGATCCTGTTGTGAGCTTGCCCATTGTTTGCTGTAATGTCGTAGTATGTGGCCTTGTTAGTATTCCTCGATTGATCAAAGAAAATGAATGCTTGGAGATGTCTTGGATGTCCTAAGTGATGCGTTTTTGCTTGGTAATTATAGAACAAAATTGATTGCATCAGTCAACTGATTCAATATTAATATAAGAACCCTATCCATAGTGGTGGTTGTTCATATGTTCATCCAATCAACTTAAATCTACTAATAGTTAATTGTTTGATCCCCTAATCAGCTCAATTGCTTTCCAATCGACTCCTCTCGATTAATGTTTAACGATGATAATGGATTAGTGACTGGTTCCCTTGTATCCAATAGTTAACTCACCTGAATAACCTGAATAACCTTTGACTCTTTCATCACTAACATGGTGTCAATCAAGTCCCGTTGCTTTCGCTTAACTAATTAAATTCTTCGCTACAAGCTTATCTTGTAGATATATAAAGTTAGACGATCATTCTCGATTGAAGTTAAGCATATCAGTCTACTCAAGCTACTtcagtcgattatttttccatataGTCAACTCGAGCTAGAACAAAAGCTCTTTTTGTTCTCAAGCAACGAACCGTTTgattatattgtcaaacattgctAACTAGTCGACTGCATGAATATGCATATCAATAAATTGATCATGTTTGACCTCATGCAAATATGTCATCTTTGACCTAGAATACATGTTCTCTAATTGAATATGCACCTACGTATAAGGCATATACctaaaaaccaaaatacaattcTTTCAAACGCTCATCACACATCTTCAAGCTGATCTTATTCTATACCTCAAGATCTCCTTGACAAGCCTCCAACCTTCAAGTCATGCTTGATCCGGATCACTTGAACTGACATCTTTTCTAAGTAGATGAATTTGGGGACTCTAATTCGGAGATTTTTTACTTGATCCTCCTTTACTTGGGACTTCATTTGCTAGGAATTCCAACTATGAAGCTTCTATTTACTAGGAGGGTCTACCTCCTAGACTTCATGCTTGATTGGAAGTCCTCCTTGTCCTATTTGTACTTCACCACAAACTCACTCTTCGTGACTTCATACCTATCAAGACCCCACCTCTTGAACGTTCACCTGTCAAACTTGGCCAAACTGTGCATGTAGTTATTGTCAAAATCCTACATTTGTGCATTTGAcataagatcaaattagtttttttttctcaacTTCGATAAAATTCTAATAGTTCGGCCAACCACATCAAAAGTAGACTAACTGAAGTAtgaccacatgaataacatctCCCTTAAGTCAATCttcctagaggtcaattgcatcTCAATTTCCCCGATTGCACTAACACATCATCATCAACCATGAGACAAATGCCTTGATAGGGTCACACTTATCATGTACAAATAAATAATTGCTTGACTAGCACTTCCCAACCAAAGCAAAAATAGTTACATCAAGCTCTAACAACAAAGGATGTATTACAAAATTGGTGGTTATATAATGCACAGAGCATAATTGATTGTTGCTTGAGCTAGATTGATTAGATTCTTAATATCTTAGCTATGGAGTTGATAGTATCAATAACATTGATGATATGATTccagaaagtaaaaaaaaatgattatagGATATCTTCTCAAACACAAATTATTGGAGAATATCCATCTCATATTTATGCATTAGGTTGAACAGTTTGCTAAATATTTTAGTCTAGAATGGCCGTTAGATGATAGGTTTTGATTGATAACGTTGATTGTTCACATGAAAGTTGAATTTGTATTAGGACTAATCAAAATGTAGAGCTTGGGTAGATGATTCGAATTattcatgttttcaaaatctcatgatttttagaatttttacaaGTTGTCTATAGATTTGTAAAATTTGCTATTTGAGTTTATTAGGGTTTTAGTTAATCATATGATATGCAACTAAGAATTGATTTCCAAAGACTTATTTTTCGTAAACTACAACTCACTAAATATACTTGAATATTTCAAAAGATTAAAATTTAGTCAAACAAAGCTGTTTTGGTTTACCAAATCTATCCTTTTTGGTTGGCCAATCCATATTTCTAGTCGAACAAattagcaatatccatatattcaAACCTAGGGTCAGTCAACTTAATTACTACATATTGATTTAACATCTACTTGGTCATCACTCTCTCTTATACCCAACCCTTTTCTTCAAACTTCTAGAGGATTAAAGCATTTTTGGTCTTCCAACTTTTGGCCATCATGGAGTATAGGTATCTCATCTTTCTCTATATATTCAAGGGCGGAGATAGGTATATGCTTACCCGGGCTATATAGCCCGGGAGCTCAACTGAAGGTTATtttaattttggttttaaatttctaaattaaaagaAAAGGCTTTTACCCTAGACATTCATTCGGAAGTCAGTTTTAGTCTAGGTAAATTATAATTCTTAGCTCTGTCATTGTCTATATTCTCATATTCTTCTAAGGTTTGATGTTGTGTTTGTATtgtttttctttgaaaatttgtAATGAATATAACATAGGATTTATCTTTTTCATGCAtcatattttgataaattttaaatcatatATCATACATTTTCATGCATCAACTACGACAGAGATTGAGAGTTCACCCATAGCTCATACATTTTGGAGTAGCTTTGATCAAAATTACTGCGAGATGGAGAATGGGCATTTCGGATATTAAACTAtgagtgaaatattattttaataaattttaaaaaaataaagatatggATAAAAATGATCATTGATGTGATTAAAGAACCTATCGAGaacaagaaattttaaaatatatttaaaaaaataattaatcatgtCATGTAATATCAAACTTGGGACGGCCGATCTAGTCTTATGAAAGTTTTCTATCAACTGTCAGGGTAAATCAGGAAGTACTCGTAGCGAGAAGCCAGAAGTCCAGCATCTCTTGGTTGTGCTTtccatttagaggaaaaatttctacaaatatatcataattaagaaTTGAATTATGGATACCTAGATGATAACTAGGTGCTCTTCCAATGCACTATAGTTTAGGGACATTAAAATATACGAACGCTTAATGAAAGAGGGTGAATGATTTGTTAGTGAAAGAAAATGACTTTTATTCTCTTTAAAAAGATGTTATTTTTTCaagaataattatattttttattaccaATAACTCTCTTTTTTTAACCATTATTTCACATCACAACAAAGAAACATGGGATTGAGAAAAAAAATACCTCCGCACGTACATCACAACAAAGAAACATGGGATTGAGAAAAAAATACCTCCGCACGTATAACTATTGAGTTGGTACTTGAACAGAATTTAACACAGAAATGTTCTTAGAAGAAATCTCAGATTTTAATAACAAGTTTTGAgattaatcttttttttattGGGAATAAATTACAAAGCAAGTTATATATCAATGAAAAAGCA
Coding sequences within it:
- the LOC122017845 gene encoding uncharacterized protein LOC122017845 isoform X2 encodes the protein MFIIELEPSPPALFLSSSSPEETMQSLLPNGISIARIIYCRSPLCFSAFHSTPVAAAKRKSKWDCKADKYGPKPSKSYIRYAVRQKRAEIKKALKVYLFYGKTSKLNFQDESFRDFIGGARETFNTENGAYDFDATSTSGSGRKVNFHSSSCSGKCKHGRSKGRQKGFYDEHYREHPETIYEADFGRFRGFSWSQEAWENFHFNKSGKQFEWKDESKRERTRSAWSGSDDDDESTDVGLHLHRVTLGLPPTGPLKLVDVKSAFRVSALKWHPDKHQGPSQVDDLTPWFVYQV
- the LOC122017845 gene encoding uncharacterized protein LOC122017845 isoform X1 — protein: MFIIELEPSPPALFLSSSSPEETMQSLLPNGISIARIIYCRSPLCFSAFHSTPVAAAKRKSKWDCKADKYGPKPSKSYIRYAVRQKRAEIKKALKVYLFYGKTSKLNFQDESFRDFIGGARETFNTENGAYDFDATSTSGSGRKVNFHSSSCSGKCKHGRSKGRQKGFYDEHYREHPETIYEADFGRFRGFSWSQEAWENFHFNKSGKQFEWKDESKRERTRSAWSGSDDDDESTDVGLHLHRVTLGLPPTGPLKLVDVKSAFRVSALKWHPDKHQGPSQAKAAEKFKLCVDAYNSLCSVLKAT
- the LOC122017845 gene encoding uncharacterized protein LOC122017845 isoform X3, with the protein product MFIIELEPSPPALFLSSSSPEETMQSLLPNGISIARIIYCRSPLCFSAFHSTPVAAAKRKSKWDCKADKYGPKPSKSYIRYAVRQKRAEIKKALKVYLFYGKTSKLNFQDESFRDFIGGARETFNTENGAYDFDATSTSGSGRKVNFHSSSCSGKCKHGRSKGRQKGFYDEHYREHPETIYEADFGRFRGFSWSQEAWENFHFNKSGKQFEWKDESKRERTRSAWSGSDDDDESTDVGLHLHRVTLGLPPTGPLKLVDVKILGFQL